In Macadamia integrifolia cultivar HAES 741 chromosome 1, SCU_Mint_v3, whole genome shotgun sequence, a single window of DNA contains:
- the LOC122081917 gene encoding uncharacterized protein LOC122081917, with translation MSDPYERVKGGRLTFKGGTLATVKSIDKKKKKKKSKKNLTDEAQASEVPNDGSVVDKDNGENAGEVFTIDPAKRLKYDQLFPVEAKKFGYDPKSVSKSVEDALDDRVKKKADRYCK, from the coding sequence ATGTCTGATCCGTACGAGAGAGTGAAAGGAGGGAGACTGACCTTCAAAGGTGGAACTCTCGCCACTGTGAAATCCAtcgacaagaagaagaagaaaaagaaatcgaAGAAAAACCTAACCGATGAAGCTCAGGCTTCGGAAGTCCCCAACGATGGCTCTGTCGTCGACAAAGACAACGGTGAAAACGCGGGAGAGGTTTTCACCATCGATCCTGCGAAGCGATTGAAGTACGATCAGCTCTTCCCCGTCGAAGCCAAGAAGTTTGGATACGATCCCAAGTCGGTTTCAAAGTCAGTTGAAGATGCTCTAGATGATCGAGTGAAGAAGAAGGCTGATCGATATTGTAAATGA
- the LOC122076434 gene encoding uncharacterized protein LOC122076434 — protein sequence MFEMKQSKIAALQEQNIAEKLVVSLDYVSARDKLLKAQALFPELDNIDLMLIVCDILCAASMKFPGVGVDCYWVLQLLPSASDSDVKARYHKLMSLLQPIKTKFPGTELALRFIWEAYSVLSDRDNRSAFDLYRNASWEGIGTSSNQGTTNKESFPAAQSFSGCERVSTSDISGGSIGGVFSRSMLLKSMNNKESNTLTSQKTVQQQGEVDLQKGTHPAHLTFIDSGGIDRHTESLSSPLTMHSASSLRNPSWPSKAVERKGAGLVFYDFENDRKTEVFEVGQIWAAQYQAVVPRCYAQINVHLKSEMSVSWLKPVPVTEDERRWCEAGLPVACGSFYLDPDMSEKIITAPFLFSHLSSWPHGITEEQFEIYPKKGEVWAIYKDWDLAE from the coding sequence ATGtttgagatgaaacaaagtaaGATTGCGGCTCTCCAAGAACAGAATATTGCGGAAAAGTTAGTGGTCAGCCTCGATTATGTTAGTGCAAGGGACAAATTACTCAAAGCCCAAGCACTATTCCCAGAACTTGACAACATTGATTTGATGTTAATCGTCTGTGACATACTATGTGCTGCGAGCATGAAGTTTCCTGGGGTTGGTGTCGATTGCTATTGGGTTCTTCAGCTCCTTCCGTCAGCCAGTGACTCTGATGTAAAAGCCCGGTATCACAAGCTTATGAGCCTGCTACAACCCATCAAAACTAAGTTCCCTGGCACTGAATTGGCTCTTAGATTCATATGGGAAGCATACTCTGTGCTTTCAGATCGAGACAATCGTTCTGCATTTGACTTGTATAGGAATGCAAGTTGGGAAGGAATTGGGACATCTTCCAATCAGGGAACCACGAATAAGGAATCTTTCCCTGCTGCTCAAAGCTTTTCTGGATGTGAAAGGGTTTCTACCAGTGATATTTCAGGTGGAAGCATTGGAGGGGTTTTTTCAAGATCGATGCTTTTGAAGAGCATGAACAATAAAGAATCTAATACACTAACTAGCCAAAAGACAGTTCAGCAACAAGGGGAGGTTGATCTGCAGAAAGGAACTCATCCAGCTCATCTGACCTTTATTGACAGCGGAGGAATAGATAGACATACAGAAAGTTTAAGTTCTCCATTGACAATGCATTCTGCCAGTTCGTTGAGAAATCCGTCCTGGCCTTCAAAAGCTGTTGAAAGAAAAGGGGCTGGCCTTGTTTTTTATGACTTTGAAAACGATAGAAAGACTGAAGTCTTTGAAGTTGGCCAGATTTGGGCTGCTCAATATCAAGCGGTTGTTCCTCGTTGCTATGCCCAGATTAATGTCCACTTGAAGTCTGAAATGAGTGTTTCATGGCTGAAACCTGTTCCTGTTactgaagatgaaagaagatgGTGTGAGGCAGGCTTGCCTGTGGCCTGTGGCTCATTTTATCTTGATCCAGATATGAGTGAAAAAATAATCACTGCCCcatttcttttctctcatttgAGCTCTTGGCCTCATGGTATTACAGAGGAACAGTTTGAAATCTACCCCAAGAAAGGTGAGGTGTGGGCAATATATAAGGACTGGGACCTAGCTGAGTAG